The proteins below are encoded in one region of Salipiger sp. H15:
- a CDS encoding tripartite tricarboxylate transporter TctB family protein: MSTSASPRSTRQILFALLLLAGNTVYASQILQMSRPFASGEPGPSFLPALLCVFVYVAVLCILGAELRKPAAAALAAAEGSEHVPQVGLLGPVLAIALTASFVIGFLYVGYLPAAFVYTALIAGYFNYEESGQLRRAALIGVVTGLCVTLFGWLFFVQLFDLYLPLWEF, from the coding sequence ATGTCCACTTCCGCCTCTCCGCGGTCCACCCGGCAGATCCTCTTTGCGCTGCTGCTGCTGGCCGGGAACACCGTCTACGCCAGCCAGATCCTGCAGATGAGCCGCCCCTTCGCCTCGGGCGAGCCGGGCCCGTCCTTCCTGCCTGCGCTGCTGTGCGTCTTCGTCTATGTCGCGGTGCTCTGCATTCTCGGCGCCGAACTGCGCAAGCCCGCCGCCGCCGCGCTGGCCGCCGCCGAAGGCTCGGAGCACGTCCCGCAGGTCGGCCTCTTGGGCCCGGTCCTCGCCATCGCCCTGACCGCAAGCTTCGTCATCGGCTTTCTCTACGTCGGCTACCTGCCGGCGGCCTTTGTCTACACCGCGCTGATCGCCGGCTACTTCAACTACGAAGAGAGCGGCCAGCTTCGCCGCGCGGCGCTGATCGGCGTCGTGACCGGGCTCTGCGTCACCCTCTTCGGCTGGCTCTTCTTCGTCCAGCTCTTCGACCTCTACCTGCCGCTCTGGGAGTTC